In the Campylobacter showae genome, one interval contains:
- the topA gene encoding type I DNA topoisomerase yields MKSLIIVESPAKAKTIKNFLGPGYDVIASKGHIRDLPKTAFGIKIEGEKFTPEYRISADHSAIVKEIKELAKNADQIYLATDEDREGEAIAYHIAAAIGKKPESLPRIVFHEITKSAIEAALKNPRTINMDSVNAQQARRLLDRIVGYKLSPLLNLKIQKGLSAGRVQSAALKIIVDREREIRDFKPIEYHSIDAVFKKDLDAELVKFEAQKIEKLTIANADRAKFIVENLKSDKFSVCEIEAKERKTEPAPPFMTSTLQQSASNRLGFSPKKTMMIAQNLYEGVQTHQGFMGAITYMRTDSLNLAKEAVAAARDMIEKEYGERYLPAKAKIYATKSKGAQEAHEAIRPTNLSFTPAIAAQYLEKDALRLYTLIYNRFLACQMSASISQTQNVFVAGAKGEFKISGRKVLFDGFYRVYGDMDKDKILPDLKIGDEMSLQSIKSSQHFTEPPSRYSEAGLVKKLESLGIGRPSTYAPTISLLTSRDYVKVEKKQLVPNEIAFTMMGVLEEHFSDIVDSEFTSNMEEKLDHVAEDKADWQKLLSDFYHPFMDKISAGKTGIKSQKVATPIGEKCPECGGELLLRKGRYGEFIACGNFPKCKYSRNIAKADQGAQEGEAATKPKKELKKIDVPCPKCGGDIVERISRRGKFYGCANYPKCDFVSNYEPVAEKCDECGGDMIKKELKKGTFHECVKCKKKVQIAEQ; encoded by the coding sequence ATGAAAAGCTTAATCATCGTGGAATCTCCCGCTAAAGCCAAAACGATAAAAAACTTTCTTGGGCCAGGCTACGACGTCATCGCATCAAAAGGCCATATCAGGGATCTGCCAAAGACGGCATTTGGCATCAAGATCGAGGGCGAAAAATTTACGCCCGAGTATAGGATCAGCGCCGATCACTCCGCGATCGTAAAAGAGATCAAAGAGTTAGCCAAAAATGCCGACCAAATCTACCTCGCAACCGATGAGGACCGCGAAGGAGAGGCCATCGCCTACCACATCGCCGCAGCCATCGGCAAAAAGCCCGAGAGCCTGCCTCGCATCGTGTTTCACGAGATAACCAAAAGCGCCATCGAGGCCGCTTTAAAAAACCCGCGCACGATAAATATGGATAGCGTAAATGCGCAGCAAGCACGCCGCCTGCTGGACCGAATCGTGGGCTACAAGCTCTCGCCGCTGTTAAATTTAAAAATCCAAAAAGGCCTAAGCGCGGGGCGCGTACAAAGCGCCGCTCTAAAAATCATCGTAGACCGCGAGCGCGAGATTCGCGACTTTAAACCGATCGAATACCACAGCATCGACGCCGTCTTTAAAAAAGACCTTGACGCCGAGCTGGTTAAATTTGAAGCGCAAAAGATAGAAAAGCTAACTATCGCAAACGCCGACCGAGCCAAATTTATCGTGGAAAATCTAAAAAGCGATAAATTTAGCGTCTGCGAGATCGAAGCCAAAGAGCGCAAAACCGAGCCCGCGCCGCCTTTTATGACCTCGACGCTACAACAAAGCGCGAGCAACCGATTAGGCTTTAGCCCGAAAAAAACGATGATGATCGCGCAAAATTTATACGAAGGCGTGCAGACGCATCAGGGCTTCATGGGCGCGATAACCTACATGAGAACGGATAGCCTAAATCTCGCCAAAGAAGCCGTCGCTGCCGCACGCGATATGATCGAGAAAGAGTACGGCGAGCGCTACCTGCCCGCTAAGGCTAAAATTTACGCAACCAAAAGCAAAGGCGCGCAAGAAGCCCACGAGGCGATCCGCCCGACGAACCTCAGCTTCACGCCTGCTATCGCCGCGCAGTATCTCGAAAAAGACGCATTGCGCCTCTACACGCTCATCTACAACCGCTTTTTAGCCTGCCAGATGAGCGCTAGCATTAGCCAGACGCAAAACGTATTCGTCGCGGGAGCAAAAGGGGAGTTTAAAATAAGCGGCCGCAAGGTGCTGTTTGACGGATTTTACCGCGTTTACGGCGATATGGATAAGGATAAAATTTTACCCGACTTAAAAATCGGCGACGAAATGAGCCTGCAAAGCATCAAAAGCTCGCAGCACTTCACCGAACCGCCGTCTCGCTACTCGGAGGCTGGACTAGTTAAAAAGCTAGAAAGCCTGGGCATCGGGCGCCCTAGCACCTACGCGCCGACCATCTCGCTGCTGACCTCTCGCGACTACGTCAAGGTCGAGAAAAAGCAGCTCGTGCCAAACGAGATCGCCTTTACGATGATGGGTGTTTTGGAGGAGCACTTTAGCGACATCGTAGATAGCGAATTTACCTCAAATATGGAAGAAAAGCTCGACCACGTCGCCGAAGACAAAGCCGACTGGCAAAAGCTTTTGAGCGATTTTTATCATCCGTTTATGGATAAAATCTCAGCCGGCAAAACAGGCATAAAAAGCCAAAAAGTAGCCACCCCTATCGGCGAAAAGTGTCCCGAGTGCGGCGGCGAACTACTGCTACGAAAGGGGCGCTACGGCGAGTTTATCGCGTGCGGAAATTTCCCTAAATGCAAATACTCGCGCAATATCGCCAAGGCTGATCAAGGCGCGCAAGAAGGCGAAGCTGCGACAAAACCGAAAAAGGAGCTCAAAAAGATCGACGTACCATGTCCAAAATGCGGCGGCGACATCGTCGAGCGCATCAGCCGCAGGGGTAAATTTTACGGCTGCGCAAACTACCCCAAATGCGACTTCGTCTCAAACTACGAGCCGGTTGCCGAAAAATGCGACGAATGCGGCGGCGATATGATCAAAAAAGAGCTCAAAAAAGGGACGTTTCACGAGTGCGTGAAGTGCAAGAAAAAGGTACAAATAGCGGAGCAATAG